From Rubrivirga sp. SAORIC476, a single genomic window includes:
- a CDS encoding biotin transporter BioY: MASLSALVRRSPLADFLSRSDASVGMQVAGIVGFAALAALGAHAKVYLWEVPITLQTVAVYGAGLVLGGRNGFLAMALYLAAGLVLPVFAGGASGLGYLMGSASAGYLLAYPVVALLIGRLTDERRGFLASAAGMTLGVVLLFTVGVIWLHVAAGHETWGESILKGALLFIVWDLAKVWLVAGGYAGLRRIA, encoded by the coding sequence ATGGCCTCCCTCTCCGCCCTTGTCCGCCGCTCTCCCCTCGCCGACTTCCTGAGCCGCTCCGACGCCTCTGTCGGCATGCAGGTCGCGGGCATCGTCGGGTTCGCCGCGCTGGCGGCGCTCGGCGCGCACGCGAAGGTGTACCTGTGGGAAGTCCCGATCACGCTCCAGACGGTGGCCGTCTACGGCGCCGGGCTGGTCCTGGGCGGGCGCAACGGCTTCCTGGCGATGGCGCTCTACCTCGCGGCCGGGCTCGTGCTGCCGGTGTTCGCGGGCGGCGCGTCCGGGCTGGGCTACCTGATGGGCTCGGCGTCGGCGGGCTACCTGCTGGCCTACCCGGTCGTGGCGCTGCTGATCGGGCGGCTGACCGACGAGCGGCGCGGCTTCCTCGCCTCGGCTGCCGGGATGACGCTGGGCGTGGTGCTGCTGTTCACCGTCGGCGTCATCTGGCTGCACGTAGCTGCTGGGCACGAGACGTGGGGCGAGTCGATCCTGAAGGGCGCGCTGCTGTTCATCGTCTGGGACCTCGCGAAGGTCTGGCTCGTCGCGGGTGGATACGCGGGACTCCGTCGCATCGCGTGA
- a CDS encoding VOC family protein yields the protein MSAPIDPRVGIGHVHLKVAHLDRALAFYHGVLGFEVMQRMGDQAAFLSAGGYHHHIGLNTWQSRGGGPPAPGTTGLFHVAIRYPDRATLADALRRLVDAGVPLDGAADHGVSEALYLRDPDGNGVELMWDRPREAWPRRPDGTLAMVTEALDLGALLAEASGPARGAG from the coding sequence ATGAGCGCTCCCATCGATCCCCGCGTCGGCATCGGGCACGTCCACCTGAAAGTGGCCCACCTGGACCGCGCGCTGGCCTTCTACCACGGCGTGCTCGGCTTCGAGGTGATGCAGCGGATGGGCGACCAGGCGGCGTTCCTGAGCGCGGGCGGCTACCACCACCACATCGGACTCAACACGTGGCAGAGCCGCGGCGGCGGCCCACCCGCGCCCGGCACGACGGGCCTGTTCCACGTCGCGATTCGCTACCCCGACCGCGCCACGCTCGCCGATGCCCTCCGGCGGCTGGTGGACGCGGGCGTCCCACTCGACGGCGCGGCCGACCACGGCGTCAGCGAGGCGCTCTACCTGCGCGACCCGGATGGCAACGGCGTCGAACTGATGTGGGATCGACCCCGGGAGGCCTGGCCTCGTCGGCCGGACGGCACGCTCGCGATGGTCACCGAGGCGCTCGACCTCGGCGCGCTCCTCGCCGAGGCCAGCGGTCCTGCTCGCGGTGCAGGCTGA
- a CDS encoding CHY zinc finger protein gives MTTARRTTRTPVLDDRFAVSLRGLDVDAETRCVHYHGPTDVVALRFACCDTFAPCHRCHDATADHPAEVWPRARFDEPSVLCGVCRATMTWPAYRAADHACPVCKAAFNPGCSAHAHHYAEAG, from the coding sequence GTGACGACCGCGCGTCGGACGACCCGCACACCGGTCCTCGACGACCGCTTCGCCGTCTCCCTCCGCGGCCTCGACGTGGACGCGGAGACGCGGTGCGTGCACTACCACGGGCCGACGGACGTGGTCGCGCTCCGCTTCGCCTGCTGCGACACGTTCGCGCCGTGCCACCGCTGCCACGACGCGACAGCGGACCACCCGGCCGAGGTCTGGCCCCGCGCCCGGTTCGACGAGCCGTCCGTCCTCTGCGGCGTCTGCCGGGCGACGATGACATGGCCTGCGTACCGCGCCGCCGATCACGCCTGCCCGGTCTGCAAGGCCGCGTTCAACCCGGGCTGCTCGGCCCACGCTCACCACTACGCCGAGGCGGGGTGA
- a CDS encoding tyrosine-type recombinase/integrase — MSPAPGRGEDLLRQFLLRYDRETTQTTYRSALTRFFGTDLVTLDTARRVTSVDVNRYIEALEEHGLALSSIRGTLSVLRSFYGWLAAQGLVQRNPADRMLVRRIPRTDWRERPIHVLTLAEARALIDCTDAESRTGIRDRALLRVLIKGCLRRGEAVALDFEHVRRVGGYWTLTIPRAKGGADQHIKATDDVVASVAAVAELYGEETGPVFRTLLTGRPPGARLGGQAVYKIVMQAAERAGLPPITPHVLRHTGCTLALEAGATLQQVQAHARHKNIGTTMLYLHQRDRLANCAADFISVQYPLGHDDS; from the coding sequence ATGAGCCCGGCACCCGGGAGGGGGGAGGATCTGCTACGCCAGTTCCTCCTGCGCTACGACCGGGAGACGACGCAGACCACCTACCGATCTGCGCTCACCCGCTTCTTTGGGACGGATCTGGTGACGCTCGACACGGCCCGGCGTGTCACCTCGGTGGACGTGAACCGCTACATCGAGGCCCTGGAGGAGCACGGCCTCGCCCTGTCGTCCATCCGGGGGACGCTCTCCGTGCTCCGGTCCTTCTACGGCTGGCTCGCCGCCCAAGGGCTGGTCCAGCGCAACCCGGCCGACCGGATGCTGGTCCGGCGCATCCCGCGCACCGACTGGCGCGAGCGTCCCATCCACGTCCTGACGCTCGCCGAGGCCCGCGCGCTGATCGACTGCACCGACGCCGAGTCACGAACCGGCATCCGCGACCGGGCGCTGTTGCGCGTGCTCATCAAGGGCTGCCTGCGGCGTGGTGAAGCCGTCGCCCTCGACTTTGAGCACGTCCGCCGCGTGGGAGGCTACTGGACACTCACGATCCCCAGAGCGAAGGGAGGCGCCGACCAGCACATCAAGGCGACCGACGACGTGGTGGCGAGCGTGGCCGCCGTCGCCGAGCTGTACGGCGAGGAGACCGGCCCGGTGTTCCGTACGCTCCTGACGGGGAGGCCGCCGGGGGCACGGCTCGGGGGGCAGGCTGTGTACAAGATCGTGATGCAGGCGGCAGAGCGTGCGGGGCTGCCCCCGATCACGCCGCACGTCCTGCGTCACACCGGCTGCACGCTGGCCCTGGAGGCGGGGGCGACGCTCCAGCAGGTGCAGGCGCACGCGCGCCACAAGAACATCGGGACGACGATGCTCTACCTTCACCAGAGAGATCGGCTGGCTAACTGTGCAGCCGACTTCATCTCTGTGCAGTATCCCCTCGGCCACGATGACTCTTGA